Proteins from a genomic interval of Syngnathus typhle isolate RoL2023-S1 ecotype Sweden linkage group LG15, RoL_Styp_1.0, whole genome shotgun sequence:
- the phldb1a gene encoding pleckstrin homology-like domain family B member 1 isoform X1 has product MEHQVSDHSDISPADMERRGGGQVERGRETHKVLQSTPLDLIETGKSLKVQAERPHLVSLGSGRLSTAITLLPLQEGRTTLGSGGTDIALLGPGIKAQHCYIENQAGTITLYPCGNQCAIDGLSVSKPYRLSQGCMLCFGQSTFFRFNHPEEALRMKNMLPGGSQTLSTTNPQHSDPRSILNGTHQTFSSNGSSKISTLMKDVHGSLSQKVPSSPKAAKASLPQPAQNMLNGISSAARDESASSVGNSPLVPPRSNMPVPHPRTSLSTTSSSEQRAQDSLKLLRNVRSEVTSSPTMPSRGSGQGLSHNAPPAAPSSPGLRGSSLQRRHPSPRREPLRTPESTGSTSLPPLSPYMSRRGTPGSQSVKPVQQSPKTHRKAAAPSKAEAMRAFYAHNPSPVNAAETGSRHQSNTLIPGPLSRSSPATSPRSQRKTSFENIESSSILSNTMKAYSRERKNSISAISDNEDELLEYHRRQREERLREQEMEKLERQRLETILSLCAGYNHEDNAAELAEVVRSGLLRGGRGASGDMQRGKEIDDEAQAEESSSTESTHQECEEVPASQEQIYLEEERSKMLAKVDDLRHRVNELEHQLKETKQEVEMEQALLQAERQAEQEQVEAEREQISQLQLKLSQLNKATQREKDKGRANVSAERKVLEKQRNEYNELKRQCDKCPLSLREQLQEQLSRKAEALEAGSKRFEELEFCQLEEESSLEEQKETQASQFLQEQTEYHCSVAKRKEKMATLDAQVKQLGLQATHDCERMAKERAATLQLLHKEQDKLCALENRYHSMTFGRSFPKSNSKMTEGLLHINEPELVYEDEPSLSHCPSSTLHVPSPEVYPVRLQEEYLRMSDVYKMYGNACVHPHSCSPAPLAVADAVPCEVESLPDPCRTAAPSPSCFILLMQASSFSPTFPRSSLFPLSLCVHLKDYITVGQLSHIIGVQRLDPSSSASITLFQLPSSDSTFTCHTSGPSSLVSAKSQPELSRNAMSPINLERWYQDIMAAGEPPSCPPPLPAKSFSARRHGQLLKSKSDGEVGHTASCPPVSCLTTAPHSTLTRDKTSKGLQLMLKEESNPWDMDSRKLNKDPSPTVHHSILHHHCPPSGNQAYDTLSLESSDSLETSISTSNSACTPESASGLETQRLEEMEKMLKEAQQEKARLIEHREREAQTRRHLLEEERKRREEAERRLFDETAHRRRLVEEEVKMREKNFSQARPMTRYLPNLKEEFDLRAHVESSGHSIDTCPFVILTEKMCKGHLVKMGGKIKSWKKRWFVFDRLKRNFCYYVDKHETKMKGLIYFQAIEEVYYDHLRIATKSPNPSLTFCVKTHDRLYYMVAPSPEAMRIWMDVIVTGAEGYTQFMS; this is encoded by the exons ATG GAGCATCAGGTGTCAGATCATTCGGACATCAGCCCAGCGGACATGGAACGGCGGGGCGGGGGTCAAGTAGAGCGTGGTCGAGAGACACACAAAGTTCTGCAG AGTACTCCTTTAGACCTGATTGAGACTGGCAAATCCTTGAAAGTCCAAGCGGAGCGCCCTCATCTGGTCAGTTTGGGAAGTGGCCGCTTGAGCACAGCAATCACCTTGCTGCCACTGCAGGAAG gGAGAACCACACTGGGCAGCGGAGGCACGGACATTGCTCTACTGGGCCCCGGAATTAAAGCTCAGCATTGCTACATTGAAAATCAGGCAGGCACCATTACCTTGTACCCGTGTGGGAACCAGTGCGCCATCGATGGACTCTCCGTCAGCAAACCTTACCGTCTGTCACAAG GCTGCATGCTGTGTTTTGGTCAGTCAACTTTTTTCCGCTTCAACCATCCAGAAGAGGCCCTGAGGATGAAGAACATGTTGCCTGGGGGAAGCCAAACACTAAGCACAACAAATCCACAGCATTCTG ACCCCCGCAGCATCCTGAATGGGACCCACCAGACGTTTTCTAGCAACGGCAGCTCCAAAATCAGTACCTTAATGAAAGATGTCCACGGGAGTCTCTCACAGAAGGTGCCATCGTCCCCCAAAGCGGCGAAAGCGTCACTTCCTCAGCCCGCTCAGAATATGCTCAATGGTATAAGCAGCGCCGCGAGAGACGAGAGCGCTAGCTCTGTGGGAAATTCTCCACTCGTGCCTCCTCGGTCCAATATGCCTGTGCCTCATCCGCGGACATCCCTCTCTACGACCTCAAGCAGTGAGCAGCGAGCACAAGACAGCCTGAAGCTTCTAAGGAATGTCAGGTCAGAGGTCACATCAAGCCCCACAATGCCCAGCAGGGGGTCCGGACAGGGCCTAAGTCACAACGCCCCACCGGCGGCTCCGTCCAGCCCTGGACTGAGAGGTTCCTCCCTTCAGAGGAGACACCCAAGCCCTAGACGAGAACCGCTCCGGACGCCCGAGTCGACCGGATCCACCAGCCTTCCACCTCTGAGTCCTTACATGTCCCGCAGAGGGACTCCAGGATCGCAGAGCGTCAAACCCGTTCAGCAGAGCCCGAAGACTCATCGCAAAGCTGCGGCCCCCTCAAAGGCTGAGGCCATGAGGGCCTTTTACGCCCACAATCCCTCCCCTGTGAACGCAGCAGAGACTGGAAGCAGACATCAGAGCAACACCCTCATCCCGGGTCCTCTGTCGCGCTCATCTCCTGCCACGAGTCCTCGCAGCCAAAGAAAGACCTCTTTTGAGAACATCGAATCATCCAGCATCCTCTCCAACACTATGAAAGCTTATTCCCGGGAGCGCAAGAACAGCATATCTGCCATTAGCGACAATGAGGATGAACTTCTGGAGTACCACCGCCGGCAGAGAGAAGAGAGGTTGCGTGAGCAGGAAATGGAGAAGCTG GAGCGCCAGCGGCTGGAGACCATCCTGAGTCTGTGTGCAGGGTATAACCATGAGGACAACGCGGCAGAGCTGGCGGAGGTGGTGAGGAGTGGACTActaaggggagggaggggtgcaAGTGGCGATATGCAGAGAGGCAAGGAGATCGATGATGAGGCGCAGGCAGAGGAATCCAGCAGCACTGAGAGCACGCATCAAGAG TGTGAGGAGGTGCCAGCCAGTCAGGAGCAGATCTACctggaagaggagaggagcaaGATGTTGGCCAAAGTGGATGACCTGAGGCACAGAGTCAACGAGCTGGAGCACCAACTAAAAGAGACCAAACAAGAG GTGGAGATGGAGCAGGCTCTGCTGCAGGCCGAGAGGCAGGCAGAGCAGGAGCAGGTAGAGGCCGAACGGGAGCAGATTTCTCAGCTTCAGCTCAAACTTAGCCAGTTGAACAAGGCCACTCAGAGGGAGAAGGACAAG GGGAGGGCTAATGTCTCAGCTGAGCGGAAGGTCCTGGAAAAGCAGAGGAATGAATACAATGAGCTGAAGAGGCAGTGTGATAAGTGCCCCTTGTCTCTAAGGGAACAGTTACAGGAGCAGCTCAGCAGG AAAGCTGAAGCTCTGGAAGCTGGCTCAAAGCGATTTGAGGAACTGGAGTTCTgccagctggaggaggagagcaGTCTGGAAGAGCAAAAGGAGACTCAGGCCTCGCAGTTTCTTCAGGAGCAAACTGAGTATCACTGCAGCGTGGCCAAGAGGAAG GAGAAAATGGCCACTCTGGACGCTCAGGTGAAGCAACTGGGCTTACAAGCTACTCATGACTGTGAGAGGATGGCAAAAGAAAGGGCGGCCACCCTGCAGCTCTTACACAAG GAGCAGGACAAATTATGTGCCCTGGAGAACAGGTACCACAGCATGACTTTTGGTAGGAGCTTCccaaagagcaacagcaaaatgACAGAG GGTTTACTCCATATCAACGAACCCGAGCTTGTTTATGAGGACGAGCCCTCGCTTAGCCATTGTCCTTCCTCTACCTTACACGTCCCTTCCCCTGAAGTCTACCCTGTTAGGCTACAGGAG GAGTACCTCAGGATGTCTGATGTCTATAAGATGTATGGAAACGCTTGTGTGCACCCTCATTCCTGTTCCCCCGCTCCCCTCGCTGTAGCTGACGCTGTGCCATGTGAGGTAGAAAGCCTGCCTGATCCCTGCCGTACGGCCGCGCCCTCTCCCTCTTGTTTCATCCTTCTAATGCAAGCTTCTTCCTTTTCCCCCACTTTCCCCCGCTCTTCACTTTTCCCCCTCTCCTTATGCGTCCATTTGAAGGACTACATCACGGTCGGCCAGTTAAGCCACATAATTGGAGTGCAGAGACTCGATCCCTCCTCTTCCGCATCTATTACACTATTCCAACTTCCCTCCTCTGACTCCACCTTCACGTGCCACACAAGTGGCCCTTCCTCCCTTGTCTCTGCAAAG AGCCAGCCCGAGCTGAGTAGGAATGCAATGTCTCCTATTAACCTCGAGCGCTGGTACCAGGACATCATGGCTGCAGGGGAGCCTCCGTCATGCCCTCCACCACTGCCTGCAAAATCTTTTTCTGCACGCAGGCATGGGCAG TTGCTGAAGTCCAAGTCAGACGGTGAAGTTGGTCACACGGCATCCTGTCCTCCTGTAAGCTGCCTTACCACTGCGCCTCACTCCACTCTTACACGTGATAAAACCTCCAAG GGATTACAGTTAATGCTGAAAGAAGAGTCAAATCCATGGGACATGGACTCCAGGAAGCTGAATAAAG ATCCATCTCCTACAGTACATCACTCCATCTTGCATCATCACTGTCCACCTAGCGGCAACCAGGCGTACGACACCTTGAGCCTGGAGAGCTCAGACAGCTTGGAGACCAGCATCTCCACCAGCAACTCCGCATGCACCCCAGAAAG tgCTTCCGGCTTGGAGACCCAGAGGTTGGAAGAGATGGAGAAGATGTTGAAGGAGGCACAGCAAGAGAAAGCCAGGCTCATTGAGCACAGA GAGAGGGAGGCGCAGACTCGACGGCATCTGCTGGAGGAGGAAAGGAAGAGGCGTGAGGAGGCCGAGAGGAGGCTTTTTGATGAGACGGCCCACAGGAGGAGGCTGGTGGAGGAAGAGGTCAAGATGAGGGAGaaaaacttttcccag GCCCGTCCCATGACGCGCTACCTGCCCAACCTGAAGGAGGAGTTTGACTTGCGTGCGCACGTGGAGTCGTCGGGCCACAGCATCGACACGTGCCCCTTCGTCATCCTTACCGAGAAGATGTGCAAAGGTCATCTGGTCAAGATGGGCGGCAAAATCAAATCGTGGAAGAAACGCTGGTTTGTTTTTGACCGCCTCAAGAGGAATTTCTGCTACTACGTGG ACAAGCACGAGACCAAGATGAAAGGACTCATTTACTTCCAGGCCATTGAAGAGGTTTATTATGATCACTTACGCATTGCTACCAAG AGTCCCAACCCGTCTCTGACCTTCTGTGTGAAGACTCACGACCGCCTTTACTACATGGTGGCGCCATCCCCGGAGGCCATGCGGATCTGGATGGATGTCATAGTAACGGGTGCCGAGGGCTACACGCAATTCATGAGCTGA
- the phldb1a gene encoding pleckstrin homology-like domain family B member 1 isoform X12, with protein MEHQVSDHSDISPADMERRGGGQVERGRETHKVLQSTPLDLIETGKSLKVQAERPHLVSLGSGRLSTAITLLPLQEGRTTLGSGGTDIALLGPGIKAQHCYIENQAGTITLYPCGNQCAIDGLSVSKPYRLSQGCMLCFGQSTFFRFNHPEEALRMKNMLPGGSQTLSTTNPQHSDPRSILNGTHQTFSSNGSSKISTLMKDVHGSLSQKVPSSPKAAKASLPQPAQNMLNGISSAARDESASSVGNSPLVPPRSNMPVPHPRTSLSTTSSSEQRAQDSLKLLRNVRSEVTSSPTMPSRGSGQGLSHNAPPAAPSSPGLRGSSLQRRHPSPRREPLRTPESTGSTSLPPLSPYMSRRGTPGSQSVKPVQQSPKTHRKAAAPSKAEAMRAFYAHNPSPVNAAETGSRHQSNTLIPGPLSRSSPATSPRSQRKTSFENIESSSILSNTMKAYSRERKNSISAISDNEDELLEYHRRQREERLREQEMEKLERQRLETILSLCAGYNHEDNAAELAEVVRSGLLRGGRGASGDMQRGKEIDDEAQAEESSSTESTHQECEEVPASQEQIYLEEERSKMLAKVDDLRHRVNELEHQLKETKQEVEMEQALLQAERQAEQEQVEAEREQISQLQLKLSQLNKATQREKDKGRANVSAERKVLEKQRNEYNELKRQCDKCPLSLREQLQEQLSRKAEALEAGSKRFEELEFCQLEEESSLEEQKETQASQFLQEQTEYHCSVAKRKEKMATLDAQVKQLGLQATHDCERMAKERAATLQLLHKEQDKLCALENRYHSMTFGRSFPKSNSKMTELLKSKSDGEVGHTASCPPVSCLTTAPHSTLTRDKTSKGLQLMLKEESNPWDMDSRKLNKDPSPTVHHSILHHHCPPSGNQAYDTLSLESSDSLETSISTSNSACTPESASGLETQRLEEMEKMLKEAQQEKARLIEHREREAQTRRHLLEEERKRREEAERRLFDETAHRRRLVEEEVKMREKNFSQARPMTRYLPNLKEEFDLRAHVESSGHSIDTCPFVILTEKMCKGHLVKMGGKIKSWKKRWFVFDRLKRNFCYYVDKHETKMKGLIYFQAIEEVYYDHLRIATKSPNPSLTFCVKTHDRLYYMVAPSPEAMRIWMDVIVTGAEGYTQFMS; from the exons ATG GAGCATCAGGTGTCAGATCATTCGGACATCAGCCCAGCGGACATGGAACGGCGGGGCGGGGGTCAAGTAGAGCGTGGTCGAGAGACACACAAAGTTCTGCAG AGTACTCCTTTAGACCTGATTGAGACTGGCAAATCCTTGAAAGTCCAAGCGGAGCGCCCTCATCTGGTCAGTTTGGGAAGTGGCCGCTTGAGCACAGCAATCACCTTGCTGCCACTGCAGGAAG gGAGAACCACACTGGGCAGCGGAGGCACGGACATTGCTCTACTGGGCCCCGGAATTAAAGCTCAGCATTGCTACATTGAAAATCAGGCAGGCACCATTACCTTGTACCCGTGTGGGAACCAGTGCGCCATCGATGGACTCTCCGTCAGCAAACCTTACCGTCTGTCACAAG GCTGCATGCTGTGTTTTGGTCAGTCAACTTTTTTCCGCTTCAACCATCCAGAAGAGGCCCTGAGGATGAAGAACATGTTGCCTGGGGGAAGCCAAACACTAAGCACAACAAATCCACAGCATTCTG ACCCCCGCAGCATCCTGAATGGGACCCACCAGACGTTTTCTAGCAACGGCAGCTCCAAAATCAGTACCTTAATGAAAGATGTCCACGGGAGTCTCTCACAGAAGGTGCCATCGTCCCCCAAAGCGGCGAAAGCGTCACTTCCTCAGCCCGCTCAGAATATGCTCAATGGTATAAGCAGCGCCGCGAGAGACGAGAGCGCTAGCTCTGTGGGAAATTCTCCACTCGTGCCTCCTCGGTCCAATATGCCTGTGCCTCATCCGCGGACATCCCTCTCTACGACCTCAAGCAGTGAGCAGCGAGCACAAGACAGCCTGAAGCTTCTAAGGAATGTCAGGTCAGAGGTCACATCAAGCCCCACAATGCCCAGCAGGGGGTCCGGACAGGGCCTAAGTCACAACGCCCCACCGGCGGCTCCGTCCAGCCCTGGACTGAGAGGTTCCTCCCTTCAGAGGAGACACCCAAGCCCTAGACGAGAACCGCTCCGGACGCCCGAGTCGACCGGATCCACCAGCCTTCCACCTCTGAGTCCTTACATGTCCCGCAGAGGGACTCCAGGATCGCAGAGCGTCAAACCCGTTCAGCAGAGCCCGAAGACTCATCGCAAAGCTGCGGCCCCCTCAAAGGCTGAGGCCATGAGGGCCTTTTACGCCCACAATCCCTCCCCTGTGAACGCAGCAGAGACTGGAAGCAGACATCAGAGCAACACCCTCATCCCGGGTCCTCTGTCGCGCTCATCTCCTGCCACGAGTCCTCGCAGCCAAAGAAAGACCTCTTTTGAGAACATCGAATCATCCAGCATCCTCTCCAACACTATGAAAGCTTATTCCCGGGAGCGCAAGAACAGCATATCTGCCATTAGCGACAATGAGGATGAACTTCTGGAGTACCACCGCCGGCAGAGAGAAGAGAGGTTGCGTGAGCAGGAAATGGAGAAGCTG GAGCGCCAGCGGCTGGAGACCATCCTGAGTCTGTGTGCAGGGTATAACCATGAGGACAACGCGGCAGAGCTGGCGGAGGTGGTGAGGAGTGGACTActaaggggagggaggggtgcaAGTGGCGATATGCAGAGAGGCAAGGAGATCGATGATGAGGCGCAGGCAGAGGAATCCAGCAGCACTGAGAGCACGCATCAAGAG TGTGAGGAGGTGCCAGCCAGTCAGGAGCAGATCTACctggaagaggagaggagcaaGATGTTGGCCAAAGTGGATGACCTGAGGCACAGAGTCAACGAGCTGGAGCACCAACTAAAAGAGACCAAACAAGAG GTGGAGATGGAGCAGGCTCTGCTGCAGGCCGAGAGGCAGGCAGAGCAGGAGCAGGTAGAGGCCGAACGGGAGCAGATTTCTCAGCTTCAGCTCAAACTTAGCCAGTTGAACAAGGCCACTCAGAGGGAGAAGGACAAG GGGAGGGCTAATGTCTCAGCTGAGCGGAAGGTCCTGGAAAAGCAGAGGAATGAATACAATGAGCTGAAGAGGCAGTGTGATAAGTGCCCCTTGTCTCTAAGGGAACAGTTACAGGAGCAGCTCAGCAGG AAAGCTGAAGCTCTGGAAGCTGGCTCAAAGCGATTTGAGGAACTGGAGTTCTgccagctggaggaggagagcaGTCTGGAAGAGCAAAAGGAGACTCAGGCCTCGCAGTTTCTTCAGGAGCAAACTGAGTATCACTGCAGCGTGGCCAAGAGGAAG GAGAAAATGGCCACTCTGGACGCTCAGGTGAAGCAACTGGGCTTACAAGCTACTCATGACTGTGAGAGGATGGCAAAAGAAAGGGCGGCCACCCTGCAGCTCTTACACAAG GAGCAGGACAAATTATGTGCCCTGGAGAACAGGTACCACAGCATGACTTTTGGTAGGAGCTTCccaaagagcaacagcaaaatgACAGAG TTGCTGAAGTCCAAGTCAGACGGTGAAGTTGGTCACACGGCATCCTGTCCTCCTGTAAGCTGCCTTACCACTGCGCCTCACTCCACTCTTACACGTGATAAAACCTCCAAG GGATTACAGTTAATGCTGAAAGAAGAGTCAAATCCATGGGACATGGACTCCAGGAAGCTGAATAAAG ATCCATCTCCTACAGTACATCACTCCATCTTGCATCATCACTGTCCACCTAGCGGCAACCAGGCGTACGACACCTTGAGCCTGGAGAGCTCAGACAGCTTGGAGACCAGCATCTCCACCAGCAACTCCGCATGCACCCCAGAAAG tgCTTCCGGCTTGGAGACCCAGAGGTTGGAAGAGATGGAGAAGATGTTGAAGGAGGCACAGCAAGAGAAAGCCAGGCTCATTGAGCACAGA GAGAGGGAGGCGCAGACTCGACGGCATCTGCTGGAGGAGGAAAGGAAGAGGCGTGAGGAGGCCGAGAGGAGGCTTTTTGATGAGACGGCCCACAGGAGGAGGCTGGTGGAGGAAGAGGTCAAGATGAGGGAGaaaaacttttcccag GCCCGTCCCATGACGCGCTACCTGCCCAACCTGAAGGAGGAGTTTGACTTGCGTGCGCACGTGGAGTCGTCGGGCCACAGCATCGACACGTGCCCCTTCGTCATCCTTACCGAGAAGATGTGCAAAGGTCATCTGGTCAAGATGGGCGGCAAAATCAAATCGTGGAAGAAACGCTGGTTTGTTTTTGACCGCCTCAAGAGGAATTTCTGCTACTACGTGG ACAAGCACGAGACCAAGATGAAAGGACTCATTTACTTCCAGGCCATTGAAGAGGTTTATTATGATCACTTACGCATTGCTACCAAG AGTCCCAACCCGTCTCTGACCTTCTGTGTGAAGACTCACGACCGCCTTTACTACATGGTGGCGCCATCCCCGGAGGCCATGCGGATCTGGATGGATGTCATAGTAACGGGTGCCGAGGGCTACACGCAATTCATGAGCTGA